A genomic region of Nymphaea colorata isolate Beijing-Zhang1983 chromosome 2, ASM883128v2, whole genome shotgun sequence contains the following coding sequences:
- the LOC116247328 gene encoding protein LNK1-like isoform X3: MLGSEWSSYELEDIVWDEFGESDDHIVPRPGSGLENACAGHVDCTKKPCLELENPTEGGTDDTVSVNVNDFDAENGGLYPGTKKEPLTPSIETSSWPENVLNDPYSTEDADKVELLAEGKNKLSGNEERALIDEFSDGDPILRNRDSMNYSDLCAFSLTDISPTDTDLELFGSELEDKESSSFLGYGWPNIGNFDDVDKMFRNCDATFGQQSADNADDQAWASSSSLRTDGTDAKLVFRSSDLDMFPLKNEKEHDGADDLDKQTYPSYGEKLNRDSEVERATQREKQVDGQRTLFKSQSQFEGKRSEASLERARAATHASDHTGENLIASASPPLISQAYASTVKAPEMQRWRSDSFRYMDTDMSDMQLGYSYNSDQVLVQGLPFIKPEVQSHVSLPYNVPGGASRHRKALHRSRDPSPKHPGMTPEEKIEKLRRRQKMRAALSMMQQQTGFVCQTQLADQAPPVQVKPEGIHNEVRGQTKAEMQSLENSALEIDSATQESSCMSSMLTEDSSLEEACLCQLQDVITQLNNKTKLCIRDSLYRLARSAMQRHNVGDANSCCKGSRDKNESLGMDGHATQEKLQSERCEGLINMETVTNPIDRAVAHLLFHKPPDVSAKPLNGMLPLESHITANIQKSWMSHVFAYCSGQPNHSLPSIHNDLNKQGHHLSSRSVSPKEQAHPIS, from the exons ATGCTAGGATCTGAGTGGAGCTCTTACGAG CTTGAAGATATTGTCTGGGATGAGTTTGGTGAGAGTGATGACCATATAGTGCCTCGTCCTGGCTCCGGACTAGAAAATGCATGTGCTGGCCATGTGGATTGTACAAAGAAACCTTGTCTTGAGCTAGAGAATCCCACCGAAGGAGGCACAGATGACACCGTGTCTGTTAATGTCAATGATTTTGATGCAGAAAATGGAGGCCTGTATCCTGGCACCAAAAAAGAACCGCTCACTCCATCTATTGAGACATCTAGTTGGCCTGAAAACGTACTTAATGATCCATACAGCACAGAGGATGCTGACAAGGTGGAATTATTAgcagaaggaaaaaataaattatctgGAAATGAGGAGCGTGCTTTAATTGATGAGTTCTCTGATGGCGATCCTATTCTAAGAAACCGAGACTCTATGAACTATAGTGACCTATGTGCTTTTTCGCTTACTGATATCTCTCCAACAGATACTGATCTTGAATTATTTGGAAGTGAGCTTGAGGACAAAGAGAGCTCTAGTTTCCTTGGCTATGGGTGGCCTAATATTGGAAACTTCGATGATGTGGATAAAATGTTTAG AAATTGTGATGCAACGTTTGGTCAACAAAGTGCAGATAATGCAGATGACCAAGCCTGGGCCTCATCTTCCTCACTTAGAACAGATGGGACTGATGCTAAATTAGTCTTCAGGTCTTCAGATTTGGACATGTTCCCActgaagaatgaaaaagagcATGATGGTGCTG aTGATCTGGACAAACAGACTTACCCTTCCTATGGAGAAAAATTAAACAGAGATTCAGAGGTTGAAAGAGCTACGCAAAGAGAAAAG CAGGTTGATGGACAAAGGACATTGTTTAAGTCTCAAAGCCAATTTGAAGGAAAGAGAAGCGAAGCATCTCTAGAACGTGCTAGAGCAGCTACTCATGCTAGTGACCATACTGGAGAAAACCTCATAGCATCAGCTTCTCCACCCTTGATCTCACAAGCATATGCTTCTACTGTCAAAGCACCAGAAATGCAACGATGGAGGTCTGATTCCTTTAGGTACATGGACACAGACATGTCGGACATGCAGCTAGGGTATAGTTACAACTCAGATCAAGTTCTGGTGCAAGGCTTGCCATTTATTAAACCTGAAGTCCAGAGTCATGTTTCACTTCCTTATAATGTTCCTGGTGGTGCTTCACGTCATAGAAAAGCTCTACATCGATCTAGAGATCCTTCACCAAAGCATCCAGGAATGacaccagaagaaaaaatagaaaagctgAGAAGACGCCAGAAAATGCGTGCTGCTTTATCCATGATGCAGCAACAAACTGGTTTTGTTTGTCAAACACAACTGGCTGATCAAGCTCCTCCTGTTCAAGTTAAGCCAGAGGGAATTCATAATGAAGTTAGAGGTCAAACTAAAGCCGAAATGCAAAGCCTGGAAAATTCTGCTCTTGAAATTGATTCAGCTACACAAGAAAGCTCTTGTATGAGCTCGATGCTAACAGAAGATTCTTCTCTTGAAGAGGCTTGTTTGTGTCAGCTTCAGGATGTAATCACACAG TTGAATAATAAAACAAAGCTGTGCATCCGAGATAGTTTGTATCGTTTGGCAAGGAGCGCTATGCAAAGGCATAATGTTGGTGATGCGAACAGCTGTTGCAAAGGTAGTCGAGACAAAAATGAGAGCCTCGGCATGGATGGACATGCTACTCAAGAAAAGTTGCAGTCTGAGAG GTGCGAGGGGCTGATCAACATGGAAACTGTTACAAATCCTATTGATCGAGCCGTGGCACATTTACTCTTCCACAAGCCGCCTGATGTTTCAGCGAAGCCTCTTAATGGTATGTTACCTTTGGAGTCCCACATTACGGCAAACATACAGAAGTCTTGGATGTCCCATGTGTTTGCATACTGTTCAGGGCAGCCTAATCATTCATTGCCCAGTATACACAACGATCTCAATAAGCAAGGTCATCATCTTAGCAGCCGATCTGTTTCACCTAAAGAACAAGCGCACCCTATTTCTTGA
- the LOC116247328 gene encoding protein LNK1-like isoform X5, with protein sequence MLGSEWSSYELEDIVWDEFGESDDHIVPRPGSGLENACAGHVDCTKKPCLELENPTEGGTDDTVSVNVNDFDAENGGLYPGTKKEPLTPSIETSSWPENVLNDPYSTEDADKVELLAEGKNKLSGNEERALIDEFSDGDPILRNRDSMNYSDLCAFSLTDISPTDTDLELFGSELEDKESSSFLGYGWPNIGNFDDVDKMFRNCDATFGQQSADNADDQAWASSSSLRTDGTDAKLVFRSSDLDMFPLKNEKEHDDDLDKQTYPSYGEKLNRDSEVERATQREKQVDGQRTLFKSQSQFEGKRSEASLERARAATHASDHTGENLIASASPPLISQAYASTVKAPEMQRWRSDSFRYMDTDMSDMQLGYSYNSDQVLVQGLPFIKPEVQSHVSLPYNVPGGASRHRKALHRSRDPSPKHPGMTPEEKIEKLRRRQKMRAALSMMQQQTGFVCQTQLADQAPPVQVKPEGIHNEVRGQTKAEMQSLENSALEIDSATQESSCMSSMLTEDSSLEEACLCQLQDVITQLNNKTKLCIRDSLYRLARSAMQRHNVGDANSCCKGSRDKNESLGMDGHATQEKLQSERCEGLINMETVTNPIDRAVAHLLFHKPPDVSAKPLNGMLPLESHITANIQKSWMSHVFAYCSGQPNHSLPSIHNDLNKQGHHLSSRSVSPKEQAHPIS encoded by the exons ATGCTAGGATCTGAGTGGAGCTCTTACGAG CTTGAAGATATTGTCTGGGATGAGTTTGGTGAGAGTGATGACCATATAGTGCCTCGTCCTGGCTCCGGACTAGAAAATGCATGTGCTGGCCATGTGGATTGTACAAAGAAACCTTGTCTTGAGCTAGAGAATCCCACCGAAGGAGGCACAGATGACACCGTGTCTGTTAATGTCAATGATTTTGATGCAGAAAATGGAGGCCTGTATCCTGGCACCAAAAAAGAACCGCTCACTCCATCTATTGAGACATCTAGTTGGCCTGAAAACGTACTTAATGATCCATACAGCACAGAGGATGCTGACAAGGTGGAATTATTAgcagaaggaaaaaataaattatctgGAAATGAGGAGCGTGCTTTAATTGATGAGTTCTCTGATGGCGATCCTATTCTAAGAAACCGAGACTCTATGAACTATAGTGACCTATGTGCTTTTTCGCTTACTGATATCTCTCCAACAGATACTGATCTTGAATTATTTGGAAGTGAGCTTGAGGACAAAGAGAGCTCTAGTTTCCTTGGCTATGGGTGGCCTAATATTGGAAACTTCGATGATGTGGATAAAATGTTTAG AAATTGTGATGCAACGTTTGGTCAACAAAGTGCAGATAATGCAGATGACCAAGCCTGGGCCTCATCTTCCTCACTTAGAACAGATGGGACTGATGCTAAATTAGTCTTCAGGTCTTCAGATTTGGACATGTTCCCActgaagaatgaaaaagagcATGATG aTGATCTGGACAAACAGACTTACCCTTCCTATGGAGAAAAATTAAACAGAGATTCAGAGGTTGAAAGAGCTACGCAAAGAGAAAAG CAGGTTGATGGACAAAGGACATTGTTTAAGTCTCAAAGCCAATTTGAAGGAAAGAGAAGCGAAGCATCTCTAGAACGTGCTAGAGCAGCTACTCATGCTAGTGACCATACTGGAGAAAACCTCATAGCATCAGCTTCTCCACCCTTGATCTCACAAGCATATGCTTCTACTGTCAAAGCACCAGAAATGCAACGATGGAGGTCTGATTCCTTTAGGTACATGGACACAGACATGTCGGACATGCAGCTAGGGTATAGTTACAACTCAGATCAAGTTCTGGTGCAAGGCTTGCCATTTATTAAACCTGAAGTCCAGAGTCATGTTTCACTTCCTTATAATGTTCCTGGTGGTGCTTCACGTCATAGAAAAGCTCTACATCGATCTAGAGATCCTTCACCAAAGCATCCAGGAATGacaccagaagaaaaaatagaaaagctgAGAAGACGCCAGAAAATGCGTGCTGCTTTATCCATGATGCAGCAACAAACTGGTTTTGTTTGTCAAACACAACTGGCTGATCAAGCTCCTCCTGTTCAAGTTAAGCCAGAGGGAATTCATAATGAAGTTAGAGGTCAAACTAAAGCCGAAATGCAAAGCCTGGAAAATTCTGCTCTTGAAATTGATTCAGCTACACAAGAAAGCTCTTGTATGAGCTCGATGCTAACAGAAGATTCTTCTCTTGAAGAGGCTTGTTTGTGTCAGCTTCAGGATGTAATCACACAG TTGAATAATAAAACAAAGCTGTGCATCCGAGATAGTTTGTATCGTTTGGCAAGGAGCGCTATGCAAAGGCATAATGTTGGTGATGCGAACAGCTGTTGCAAAGGTAGTCGAGACAAAAATGAGAGCCTCGGCATGGATGGACATGCTACTCAAGAAAAGTTGCAGTCTGAGAG GTGCGAGGGGCTGATCAACATGGAAACTGTTACAAATCCTATTGATCGAGCCGTGGCACATTTACTCTTCCACAAGCCGCCTGATGTTTCAGCGAAGCCTCTTAATGGTATGTTACCTTTGGAGTCCCACATTACGGCAAACATACAGAAGTCTTGGATGTCCCATGTGTTTGCATACTGTTCAGGGCAGCCTAATCATTCATTGCCCAGTATACACAACGATCTCAATAAGCAAGGTCATCATCTTAGCAGCCGATCTGTTTCACCTAAAGAACAAGCGCACCCTATTTCTTGA
- the LOC116247328 gene encoding protein LNK1-like isoform X4, whose amino-acid sequence MLGSEWSSYELEDIVWDEFGESDDHIVPRPGSGLENACAGHVDCTKKPCLELENPTEGGTDDTVSVNVNDFDAENGGLYPGTKKEPLTPSIETSSWPENVLNDPYSTEDADKVELLAEGKNKLSGNEERALIDEFSDGDPILRNRDSMNYSDLCAFSLTDISPTDTDLELFGSELEDKESSSFLGYGWPNIGNFDDVDKMFRNCDATFGQQSADNADDQAWASSSSLRTDGTDAKLVFRSSDLDMFPLKNEKEHDGADDLDKQTYPSYGEKLNRDSEVERATQREKVDGQRTLFKSQSQFEGKRSEASLERARAATHASDHTGENLIASASPPLISQAYASTVKAPEMQRWRSDSFRYMDTDMSDMQLGYSYNSDQVLVQGLPFIKPEVQSHVSLPYNVPGGASRHRKALHRSRDPSPKHPGMTPEEKIEKLRRRQKMRAALSMMQQQTGFVCQTQLADQAPPVQVKPEGIHNEVRGQTKAEMQSLENSALEIDSATQESSCMSSMLTEDSSLEEACLCQLQDVITQLNNKTKLCIRDSLYRLARSAMQRHNVGDANSCCKGSRDKNESLGMDGHATQEKLQSERCEGLINMETVTNPIDRAVAHLLFHKPPDVSAKPLNGMLPLESHITANIQKSWMSHVFAYCSGQPNHSLPSIHNDLNKQGHHLSSRSVSPKEQAHPIS is encoded by the exons ATGCTAGGATCTGAGTGGAGCTCTTACGAG CTTGAAGATATTGTCTGGGATGAGTTTGGTGAGAGTGATGACCATATAGTGCCTCGTCCTGGCTCCGGACTAGAAAATGCATGTGCTGGCCATGTGGATTGTACAAAGAAACCTTGTCTTGAGCTAGAGAATCCCACCGAAGGAGGCACAGATGACACCGTGTCTGTTAATGTCAATGATTTTGATGCAGAAAATGGAGGCCTGTATCCTGGCACCAAAAAAGAACCGCTCACTCCATCTATTGAGACATCTAGTTGGCCTGAAAACGTACTTAATGATCCATACAGCACAGAGGATGCTGACAAGGTGGAATTATTAgcagaaggaaaaaataaattatctgGAAATGAGGAGCGTGCTTTAATTGATGAGTTCTCTGATGGCGATCCTATTCTAAGAAACCGAGACTCTATGAACTATAGTGACCTATGTGCTTTTTCGCTTACTGATATCTCTCCAACAGATACTGATCTTGAATTATTTGGAAGTGAGCTTGAGGACAAAGAGAGCTCTAGTTTCCTTGGCTATGGGTGGCCTAATATTGGAAACTTCGATGATGTGGATAAAATGTTTAG AAATTGTGATGCAACGTTTGGTCAACAAAGTGCAGATAATGCAGATGACCAAGCCTGGGCCTCATCTTCCTCACTTAGAACAGATGGGACTGATGCTAAATTAGTCTTCAGGTCTTCAGATTTGGACATGTTCCCActgaagaatgaaaaagagcATGATGGTGCTG aTGATCTGGACAAACAGACTTACCCTTCCTATGGAGAAAAATTAAACAGAGATTCAGAGGTTGAAAGAGCTACGCAAAGAGAAAAG GTTGATGGACAAAGGACATTGTTTAAGTCTCAAAGCCAATTTGAAGGAAAGAGAAGCGAAGCATCTCTAGAACGTGCTAGAGCAGCTACTCATGCTAGTGACCATACTGGAGAAAACCTCATAGCATCAGCTTCTCCACCCTTGATCTCACAAGCATATGCTTCTACTGTCAAAGCACCAGAAATGCAACGATGGAGGTCTGATTCCTTTAGGTACATGGACACAGACATGTCGGACATGCAGCTAGGGTATAGTTACAACTCAGATCAAGTTCTGGTGCAAGGCTTGCCATTTATTAAACCTGAAGTCCAGAGTCATGTTTCACTTCCTTATAATGTTCCTGGTGGTGCTTCACGTCATAGAAAAGCTCTACATCGATCTAGAGATCCTTCACCAAAGCATCCAGGAATGacaccagaagaaaaaatagaaaagctgAGAAGACGCCAGAAAATGCGTGCTGCTTTATCCATGATGCAGCAACAAACTGGTTTTGTTTGTCAAACACAACTGGCTGATCAAGCTCCTCCTGTTCAAGTTAAGCCAGAGGGAATTCATAATGAAGTTAGAGGTCAAACTAAAGCCGAAATGCAAAGCCTGGAAAATTCTGCTCTTGAAATTGATTCAGCTACACAAGAAAGCTCTTGTATGAGCTCGATGCTAACAGAAGATTCTTCTCTTGAAGAGGCTTGTTTGTGTCAGCTTCAGGATGTAATCACACAG TTGAATAATAAAACAAAGCTGTGCATCCGAGATAGTTTGTATCGTTTGGCAAGGAGCGCTATGCAAAGGCATAATGTTGGTGATGCGAACAGCTGTTGCAAAGGTAGTCGAGACAAAAATGAGAGCCTCGGCATGGATGGACATGCTACTCAAGAAAAGTTGCAGTCTGAGAG GTGCGAGGGGCTGATCAACATGGAAACTGTTACAAATCCTATTGATCGAGCCGTGGCACATTTACTCTTCCACAAGCCGCCTGATGTTTCAGCGAAGCCTCTTAATGGTATGTTACCTTTGGAGTCCCACATTACGGCAAACATACAGAAGTCTTGGATGTCCCATGTGTTTGCATACTGTTCAGGGCAGCCTAATCATTCATTGCCCAGTATACACAACGATCTCAATAAGCAAGGTCATCATCTTAGCAGCCGATCTGTTTCACCTAAAGAACAAGCGCACCCTATTTCTTGA
- the LOC116247328 gene encoding protein LNK1-like isoform X2, protein MLGSEWSSYELEDIVWDEFGESDDHIVPRPGSGLENACAGHVDCTKKPCLELENPTEGGTDDTVSVNVNDFDAENGGLYPGTKKEPLTPSIETSSWPENVLNDPYSTEDADKVELLAEGKNKLSGNEERALIDEFSDGDPILRNRDSMNYSDLCAFSLTDISPTDTDLELFGSELEDKESSSFLGYGWPNIGNFDDVDKMFRNCDATFGQQSADNADDQAWASSSSLRTDGTDAKLVFRSSDLDMFPLKNEKEHDGAGAETVLYDLDKQTYPSYGEKLNRDSEVERATQREKVDGQRTLFKSQSQFEGKRSEASLERARAATHASDHTGENLIASASPPLISQAYASTVKAPEMQRWRSDSFRYMDTDMSDMQLGYSYNSDQVLVQGLPFIKPEVQSHVSLPYNVPGGASRHRKALHRSRDPSPKHPGMTPEEKIEKLRRRQKMRAALSMMQQQTGFVCQTQLADQAPPVQVKPEGIHNEVRGQTKAEMQSLENSALEIDSATQESSCMSSMLTEDSSLEEACLCQLQDVITQLNNKTKLCIRDSLYRLARSAMQRHNVGDANSCCKGSRDKNESLGMDGHATQEKLQSERCEGLINMETVTNPIDRAVAHLLFHKPPDVSAKPLNGMLPLESHITANIQKSWMSHVFAYCSGQPNHSLPSIHNDLNKQGHHLSSRSVSPKEQAHPIS, encoded by the exons ATGCTAGGATCTGAGTGGAGCTCTTACGAG CTTGAAGATATTGTCTGGGATGAGTTTGGTGAGAGTGATGACCATATAGTGCCTCGTCCTGGCTCCGGACTAGAAAATGCATGTGCTGGCCATGTGGATTGTACAAAGAAACCTTGTCTTGAGCTAGAGAATCCCACCGAAGGAGGCACAGATGACACCGTGTCTGTTAATGTCAATGATTTTGATGCAGAAAATGGAGGCCTGTATCCTGGCACCAAAAAAGAACCGCTCACTCCATCTATTGAGACATCTAGTTGGCCTGAAAACGTACTTAATGATCCATACAGCACAGAGGATGCTGACAAGGTGGAATTATTAgcagaaggaaaaaataaattatctgGAAATGAGGAGCGTGCTTTAATTGATGAGTTCTCTGATGGCGATCCTATTCTAAGAAACCGAGACTCTATGAACTATAGTGACCTATGTGCTTTTTCGCTTACTGATATCTCTCCAACAGATACTGATCTTGAATTATTTGGAAGTGAGCTTGAGGACAAAGAGAGCTCTAGTTTCCTTGGCTATGGGTGGCCTAATATTGGAAACTTCGATGATGTGGATAAAATGTTTAG AAATTGTGATGCAACGTTTGGTCAACAAAGTGCAGATAATGCAGATGACCAAGCCTGGGCCTCATCTTCCTCACTTAGAACAGATGGGACTGATGCTAAATTAGTCTTCAGGTCTTCAGATTTGGACATGTTCCCActgaagaatgaaaaagagcATGATGGTGCTGGTGCAGAAACAGTTCTTT aTGATCTGGACAAACAGACTTACCCTTCCTATGGAGAAAAATTAAACAGAGATTCAGAGGTTGAAAGAGCTACGCAAAGAGAAAAG GTTGATGGACAAAGGACATTGTTTAAGTCTCAAAGCCAATTTGAAGGAAAGAGAAGCGAAGCATCTCTAGAACGTGCTAGAGCAGCTACTCATGCTAGTGACCATACTGGAGAAAACCTCATAGCATCAGCTTCTCCACCCTTGATCTCACAAGCATATGCTTCTACTGTCAAAGCACCAGAAATGCAACGATGGAGGTCTGATTCCTTTAGGTACATGGACACAGACATGTCGGACATGCAGCTAGGGTATAGTTACAACTCAGATCAAGTTCTGGTGCAAGGCTTGCCATTTATTAAACCTGAAGTCCAGAGTCATGTTTCACTTCCTTATAATGTTCCTGGTGGTGCTTCACGTCATAGAAAAGCTCTACATCGATCTAGAGATCCTTCACCAAAGCATCCAGGAATGacaccagaagaaaaaatagaaaagctgAGAAGACGCCAGAAAATGCGTGCTGCTTTATCCATGATGCAGCAACAAACTGGTTTTGTTTGTCAAACACAACTGGCTGATCAAGCTCCTCCTGTTCAAGTTAAGCCAGAGGGAATTCATAATGAAGTTAGAGGTCAAACTAAAGCCGAAATGCAAAGCCTGGAAAATTCTGCTCTTGAAATTGATTCAGCTACACAAGAAAGCTCTTGTATGAGCTCGATGCTAACAGAAGATTCTTCTCTTGAAGAGGCTTGTTTGTGTCAGCTTCAGGATGTAATCACACAG TTGAATAATAAAACAAAGCTGTGCATCCGAGATAGTTTGTATCGTTTGGCAAGGAGCGCTATGCAAAGGCATAATGTTGGTGATGCGAACAGCTGTTGCAAAGGTAGTCGAGACAAAAATGAGAGCCTCGGCATGGATGGACATGCTACTCAAGAAAAGTTGCAGTCTGAGAG GTGCGAGGGGCTGATCAACATGGAAACTGTTACAAATCCTATTGATCGAGCCGTGGCACATTTACTCTTCCACAAGCCGCCTGATGTTTCAGCGAAGCCTCTTAATGGTATGTTACCTTTGGAGTCCCACATTACGGCAAACATACAGAAGTCTTGGATGTCCCATGTGTTTGCATACTGTTCAGGGCAGCCTAATCATTCATTGCCCAGTATACACAACGATCTCAATAAGCAAGGTCATCATCTTAGCAGCCGATCTGTTTCACCTAAAGAACAAGCGCACCCTATTTCTTGA
- the LOC116247328 gene encoding protein LNK1-like isoform X7, whose amino-acid sequence MLGSEWSSYELEDIVWDEFGESDDHIVPRPGSGLENACAGHVDCTKKPCLELENPTEGGTDDTVSVNVNDFDAENGGLYPGTKKEPLTPSIETSSWPENVLNDPYSTEDADKVELLAEGKNKLSGNEERALIDEFSDGDPILRNRDSMNYSDLCAFSLTDISPTDTDLELFGSELEDKESSSFLGYGWPNIGNFDDVDKMFRNCDATFGQQSADNADDQAWASSSSLRTDGTDAKLVFRSSDLDMFPLKNEKEHDGAGAETVLYDLDKQTYPSYGEKLNRDSEVERATQREKQVDGQRTLFKSQSQFEGKRSEASLERARAATHASDHTGENLIASASPPLISQAYASTVKAPEMQRWRSDSFRYMDTDMSDMQLGYSYNSDQVLVQGLPFIKPEVQSHVSLPYNVPGGASRHRKALHRSRDPSPKHPGMTPEEKIEKLRRRQKMRAALSMMQQQTGFVCQTQLADQAPPVQVKPEGIHNEVRGQTKAEMQSLENSALEIDSATQESSCMSSMLTEDSSLEEACLCQLQDVITQLNNKTKLCIRDSLYRLARSAMQRHNVGDANSCCKGSRDKNESLGMDGHATQEKLQSERCEGLINMETVTNPIDRAVAHLLFHKPPDVSAKPLNGEQNRSVKEAGEG is encoded by the exons ATGCTAGGATCTGAGTGGAGCTCTTACGAG CTTGAAGATATTGTCTGGGATGAGTTTGGTGAGAGTGATGACCATATAGTGCCTCGTCCTGGCTCCGGACTAGAAAATGCATGTGCTGGCCATGTGGATTGTACAAAGAAACCTTGTCTTGAGCTAGAGAATCCCACCGAAGGAGGCACAGATGACACCGTGTCTGTTAATGTCAATGATTTTGATGCAGAAAATGGAGGCCTGTATCCTGGCACCAAAAAAGAACCGCTCACTCCATCTATTGAGACATCTAGTTGGCCTGAAAACGTACTTAATGATCCATACAGCACAGAGGATGCTGACAAGGTGGAATTATTAgcagaaggaaaaaataaattatctgGAAATGAGGAGCGTGCTTTAATTGATGAGTTCTCTGATGGCGATCCTATTCTAAGAAACCGAGACTCTATGAACTATAGTGACCTATGTGCTTTTTCGCTTACTGATATCTCTCCAACAGATACTGATCTTGAATTATTTGGAAGTGAGCTTGAGGACAAAGAGAGCTCTAGTTTCCTTGGCTATGGGTGGCCTAATATTGGAAACTTCGATGATGTGGATAAAATGTTTAG AAATTGTGATGCAACGTTTGGTCAACAAAGTGCAGATAATGCAGATGACCAAGCCTGGGCCTCATCTTCCTCACTTAGAACAGATGGGACTGATGCTAAATTAGTCTTCAGGTCTTCAGATTTGGACATGTTCCCActgaagaatgaaaaagagcATGATGGTGCTGGTGCAGAAACAGTTCTTT aTGATCTGGACAAACAGACTTACCCTTCCTATGGAGAAAAATTAAACAGAGATTCAGAGGTTGAAAGAGCTACGCAAAGAGAAAAG CAGGTTGATGGACAAAGGACATTGTTTAAGTCTCAAAGCCAATTTGAAGGAAAGAGAAGCGAAGCATCTCTAGAACGTGCTAGAGCAGCTACTCATGCTAGTGACCATACTGGAGAAAACCTCATAGCATCAGCTTCTCCACCCTTGATCTCACAAGCATATGCTTCTACTGTCAAAGCACCAGAAATGCAACGATGGAGGTCTGATTCCTTTAGGTACATGGACACAGACATGTCGGACATGCAGCTAGGGTATAGTTACAACTCAGATCAAGTTCTGGTGCAAGGCTTGCCATTTATTAAACCTGAAGTCCAGAGTCATGTTTCACTTCCTTATAATGTTCCTGGTGGTGCTTCACGTCATAGAAAAGCTCTACATCGATCTAGAGATCCTTCACCAAAGCATCCAGGAATGacaccagaagaaaaaatagaaaagctgAGAAGACGCCAGAAAATGCGTGCTGCTTTATCCATGATGCAGCAACAAACTGGTTTTGTTTGTCAAACACAACTGGCTGATCAAGCTCCTCCTGTTCAAGTTAAGCCAGAGGGAATTCATAATGAAGTTAGAGGTCAAACTAAAGCCGAAATGCAAAGCCTGGAAAATTCTGCTCTTGAAATTGATTCAGCTACACAAGAAAGCTCTTGTATGAGCTCGATGCTAACAGAAGATTCTTCTCTTGAAGAGGCTTGTTTGTGTCAGCTTCAGGATGTAATCACACAG TTGAATAATAAAACAAAGCTGTGCATCCGAGATAGTTTGTATCGTTTGGCAAGGAGCGCTATGCAAAGGCATAATGTTGGTGATGCGAACAGCTGTTGCAAAGGTAGTCGAGACAAAAATGAGAGCCTCGGCATGGATGGACATGCTACTCAAGAAAAGTTGCAGTCTGAGAG GTGCGAGGGGCTGATCAACATGGAAACTGTTACAAATCCTATTGATCGAGCCGTGGCACATTTACTCTTCCACAAGCCGCCTGATGTTTCAGCGAAGCCTCTTAATG